GGGCAATCAGGATATAGAAAATGTCTATAAAGAAGAGAATAACGAAGGACATCTTATAATTTTAATATGGAACACATTGACACTTTTTTCGAACCGCTTTCGTGTAAAAAAAAGTGTCCTTGCCTGGTTAGTGATGAGATATCCTATTTATCCCATCATTTTAGTAATCAGGCAAACATAAAAATTGTAGGGAAGCATATTAATAGTAGCGATGAGTAAAAAGCTGACGGACAGATAAACTGCTCGCCGCTATTGATGCAGTCGAAAGGAGCTAATTGGTGACAACGACAGGAAACCCGATTGTTGCAGCAATTTTTCAAACCGAGGATCAGGCCAGGCAGGCTATGAATGACCTCCAGCAGGCTGGATTTAGCAATGACCAGATCCGCTATTCCGTACACCGGGGTGGAACCGGGATCACCGATTCCCTCATGAATTTAGGACTTTCACAACAAGACGCTAATTTCTATAACAGTCAGTTTGAAGCTGGAAAGACCATCGTTACTGTCAACACAAATGATCGCCAGCAGGAAGCCTGCAATATTCTAACGCAAGATGGCGGACAGAGCGCCAATGCGAACTACGGCACAACAATGGGTACAACTGCACAGACCGCGAGTAATCGGGTTGCGAACAATGTTGACCAGGCCGCGAAGAATGTTGCCCAAACAGCGAGTGCTACGACCGGCCAGGGCGCGAATGCTGTTACCGGTAATCAGACCGAAAGCGTACAGCTACGCGAGGAGCAGTTGCAGGTGAACAAGCAACCGGTACAAACCGGCGAGGTTGGACTACGAAAAGAGGTCGTCACCGAGCAACAAACCATCAATGTTCCGGTGAACCGCGAGGAAGTGGTCATCGAGAAGCGTCCTGTTTCTGGCCAGCCCACCGATCAACCAATTGGCGAGGGTGAGACCATTCGCGTACCGGTAAGCGAGGAACAGGTCAATGTCACGAAGCAGACGGTGCCGACCGGCGAGGTCGCTATCGGCAAGCGCCAGGTGCAAGATACCCAGCAGGTTTCAGATACAGTGCGCCGCGAGGAGGCTCATCTGGTACAGGAAGGCGACGTTGATGTTGAGGGCGACAACATTCAAGATGTAACCGACCGGCAGCCATAAGTTGAAGCACTCAGGCTCTTCTGGAGCCTATTTACCTATGGACCTGATTCAACCGGGACGACCACATTCTTGCGGTCGTCCTGGCTCCTGTAGAGGCTGTCTTGCTACACATATTTTCAGGCAACGTTCCCTATCCCCCCTTATGAAATATTCGCTGCCACAGCGTTCTTCGTCCCTCTGACTGATTCGTAGCATCATCTTTCTGTTCGGCTCGTTTACCTGGTGCATCTGGGTGCATTACGGGTTCAAGGGGGCCAGTAGGAAGTTCTTCACTTCCTCTCACCGTCTCATTCGATATTGCCGGCGGGCGTTGATATTCATCCTGTTTATCCAGTTTCACCGGCGCTCTCTCGCTTCCTTGCGGGCTCATCTCCCCTGTTTGCTCTTGAACCTCTCCTGGCAATGGGTGCGTCGCTTCCAGGTCCAGGTAAGAAGGCCGCGTCGCCTGAGGCCGCTTAGGTGGACGAACAACAATGCCATCACGCCGTATTTGTGGCTGTGCTGGAGAAAATGGGCTGGCCTCAAATGGGCCACCGCTGGTTGGCGGCCCTCCTGATCCCAAAGAAGTAGGAGTAAAAATCGCTCCTGGCGTTCGCAATTGGAGGGCGCGTAGTTCTTGTGCCATTGATCCCGCGTCCGTGTAGCGATTGTCGCGATTCCTGGCCATGGCGGTCAAAATAATGCGTTCGAAGTCAGGAGCAACCTCTGGATTGATCGTGCTCGGTGGCTGGAGGACGCCTCCTACGATGGCCTGCGTCAATTCGGTCAGTGTCCGGCCCGTAAAAGGCCGCTGGCCGGTCACCATTTCGTAGAGTACTACACCGAGCGCGTAGATATCGCTGCGGTTGTCCAGCGTTTGTCCCCAGACCTGTTCAGGTGAGGAGTAATACAGGCTGCCTACCAGTGTCTTCGCCATCGTAATTTGCTGGTGTCCTGGCGCGCGTGCAAGTCCAAAGTCCATCACTTTGATTTTGCCCCAGCGATCCAGCATCAGATTCTCCGGCTTGATATCGCGGTGAATTACGTTGCGCTCTTTGTAGGCAAAATCCAGCGCATCAGCGATCTGGGCCCCATACTCTGCTGCCAGGTATTGTGGCATCATGCCGTCGATTTGCAGCAGGCTCCCTATCGTTGGCCCCTGCACATACTCCATCACGAAGTAGAGGAGGCCTCTTTGCTGTCCCGCGTCATAGATTTGCACAATATTTGGATGATTCAGTCCCGCGATGATCTGTGCTTCCCGGATGAATCGCGCTACATAGGAGGCATCTTTCGCCAATGTGCGTGGCAGCACTTTGATGGCAACCTCACGCCCAAGCGCAATTTGTTTGCCCCGGTATACCATCCCCATGGAGCCGTGTCCAATCTCTTCTTCCAACAAATATCCACCAAGGCTCTGACCGGCCAATTCGTTCATGTGGTTATCGTTTGCAGCGCAGGGACCCCAGGCAAGTTTTCACTGGGGGGGGAGCGCTGTCCTCCTTCCCTCTTAATACTTGTGTAAGAGCATTCCTCGCGGATACCCTACTCTCTCCTCTACTATGATTAAACGTACCTGTCCTATGAATATAGTTTACGCTATCCTCAGTACTTTTTTCTCATTCTCATCCGAAAAGGCTATTCACGATGGGGACAAGAAAAAAGAGGGGTTCCGTGATGTAGGGGCCGATTGATCGGCGGTGTGTACGATCAATCGGCCCCTACATCACGGAACCCCTCTTTATCCGTCTTTGTTGTCCTTAATCAAGGTAATCTTTAAGAATCCGGCTGGCTTGAGGATGGCGTAGCTTACGAATAGCGCGTTCCTCGATCTGGCGCACTCGTTCGCGCGTCACTTTCAACTTCTTCCCCACCTCTTCTAGCGTATGGTCGTGGTCGTCTACGAGGCCGAAGCGCAACTCGATCACCTGTCGCTCGCGCAGGGTCAGGTGAGTGAGCACTTTCCGGATCTCCTCGTGCAGCAGTTGCCTGTCCGTCAACTCAACCGGCCCGCGCTCGCGCATATCCTCGATGATGTCGCCCAGCGTATTTTCCTCTTCTTCGGAGAGAGGCGCATCCAGCGAGAAAACTTTCTCGGCCCATATAAGCAGCTCGCTCACCCGTTCTGGAGTCATGCCCAGCCGCTCGCCAATATTTTCAGGCGTCGGCTCACGTCCTAATTCCTGGTAGAGCTGCCGCGTCATGCGTTTCACGCGCATAACTTCTTCCATTATATACACAGGCAATCGCACTACACGCGTTCCCTCCAGGATAGCGCGTGTAATTGCCTGCTTGATCCACCATGTCGCATAGGTAGAGAATCGGAAGCCTTTCCGGTAGTCAAACTTTGTCACAGCCCGGATCAACCCGATATTTCCCTCACCAATCAAGTCCTCCAGCGACAGCCCCTGCCCCACATACTTCTTCGCAATGCTCACAACCAGTCGTAAGTTGGCCTCAATCAGCTGGTTACGCGCATCCTTATCCCCCTGCTCCGCCCGTTCAGCAAGATAGGTTTCCTTTGCTGCTGAGAGCAGCGAAATACGCGAAATCTCGCGCAGGTACAGGCGCAAACTGTCACTTTGCGCCAGGCTATTCAAGTCTGTTTCCTGCACAGCCTCGCGTTCTGGCTCCGCTGGTTTGTCGGCTTCAAACATGACTTCTTGTTCCAAATGCTTGCTCTCTTCTTTATTTACTTCCTCGCCGGGAGGAACGAGGAAACAGCCGCTTCCTGATATTTCGGTGTCATTTTATCACACCGTTGCGTTAGTGCAAACTGAAAGCATCATCATTTTTACGCATCGTATTCCAATTTCATATGTCTGCGCAAGGTATGCTATAAGCTCAGGGTCTCTGAAAAGGTTGTTGAGCGCGATGCATTGCCTCAAACGAATGACGCCTGTAGCCTATTGCCGGGATAGATATATATATACCTATCTCTTGCGCATACCATAGCATACCACACCTGGCCATATTCGACTGCACCTTATTTTCTCTTTTCGGCCAATTTTATAGTATCGACAGGCTTTTTCTTGCGCTTTGTAGAGAGCCGGTAATATCATATGTAACTGCTCAGGCCGTTGTATCGTAGATAGCTTTGAACGTTTATTGCTATAGAATAAGAAAGAATAAGCACCCGACGCCTACCGACCGGCAAATAATAGAGGACTATGAAATTGGCTGAAACACAACCATTACCTTCAGGGGTATTGATTGGTGGGCACTACAGAGTTGGTACCCTTATCAATACAGGCGGATTCGGTTCCGTTTACCGGGGAATTGATACCAGCGAGGGAGACCGCCCATGCGCTATCAAAGAGACCTATGATGTGACACCTGCTGCCCGTCGCCAGGCATTGATGGAGGCAGCGATTCTTTTCACTATCAAAAGCAAACATCTCCCCCAGGTCTATGATGCTTTTGAGGACAACGGGCGTTTTTATCTGGTTATGCAACTCATCGAGGGGGAAAATTTGTTGCAGTTGCTCAACCGGCGTGGTAAGCCTTGTAGCGAGCAAGAAGTTCTTACCTGGCTGCTTCCCATCATGGACGTGCTACAAGAACTGCATAGCCGTAGCGCCCCCGTCATGCATCGCGACATTAAACCGGCCAATATCATTCTCACTCCCGACCAGACCGCGGTGCTGGTCGATTTTGGGCTGACGAAGCTCTATGATCCCACGAAAGAGACATCTACCCTCGTTCGCGCTGTTTCGGAGGGCTTCAGTCCTGTTGAACAGTATATCGGCAAGACCAGCCCGCAATCAGATATCTATGCGCTGGCAGCGACCATGTATTTCTTGCTTACACAAACAACCCCTCCTGCCTCGATTGACCGCAGCGTGCAAGATTCGTTGATTCCCCCGCGTTTACTAAACCCTCTGATCTCTCCCAGGGTAGAGAGTGCGCTGCTCAAAGCTCTCGCTATTGACCCGGATCAACGTTTTCAAAGCATGCAAGAATTTGCCAGGGCATTACGCGAGCCAGCATTTCATGCTTACGCGGATGCGACTATTGCTGATCGGAGCATACAGGCTGTTTCTGGAATTGCTCCGAATCCTCGTGCCGGAATTGTCAACTCATACCCCGCGCCTTATTCCTCCTCGTTTAATCATTATCAATCCAACCAGTACCAGGTTCCTGCATACCAATCAACGCCGCCATCGCCTGTTTATCCGGTAGCGGCAACACCCAGACCTGGAACAGTTCCTGTCCAGCCGAAAGTGAAACGGGCCCAGGCTCCCATTATCGTGCATTTACCGAGCGCTTTCAACCAGGGTTGTCTCTGGGGCCTGCTCCAGGGTGTCTTATCCGCACTCATCGTGCTGTTCCTGCGCCAGGAGGTATTCTTTTATCTTGCTCTGCTGGAAGGATTTCTTTTCTACCTGCTCTCCGGTTTCTTCACCGTTCGTAAGGGAGGAGGCACGTACCGTGGAGCTTTGGCCGGGTTCTGGGCTGGCATTAGCAGCACCATCATCTTCTGGCTCGTATTTCCTTTCCTCCTGCTGATCTTGATTGCCCGGCGCATTCAACTCGATACTGCCAGCGCGAATAAGCGCGGCGTTGTGCTGAACTTCAACAAAGAATTCTCCCAGGCGCTGCAAGCGGTCGCGCCTGTTCTACCCAGCAATCATTCGACAACGCAGGCTCCCACAACGGGTATAATCATTTATCTCGGCGGCGGCCTGCTCTGTGCAATACTACTAGGACTGCTCGGTGGCTTCCTGGGAAAGCGCTCCTACAGGAGACGTTATTCCGTCTAAATCTTGACGATTTGTGATACTATCTTCCTCAGAATATCACAGCTGGAAAGTAGGAAACACATTTGGCCACCGAAGAGAAAACAGGCCAGGGAACCACTCCTGAAGAGGCGCTGTCCATATCCGAACTTGCGCAGCCCCTCAGCAAGGAACTCAACCTCAACAGCGGGCAGATAGCCCGCACCATCGTTCTCCTCGACGAGGGGAACACCATCCCTTTCATTGCCCGGTACCGCAAAGAAGTGACCGGGAGCCTGGATGAAGTACAAATCCAGTCCATCGCTGACCGGGCCGCGACCCTGCGCGCCCTGCACGAACGCAAAGCCGACGTGCGCAGGCTCATAGACGCCCAGGGCAAACTCACCCCGGAACTGGCCGCTGCCATCCTGGCTGCTACTACGCTGCAAGAAGTTGAAGACCTCTACCTGCCCTATCGTCCAAAACGCAAAACCCGCGCCAGCATCGCGCGCGAGAAAGGGCTGGCTGCACTCGCGGACATCATCCTGCAACAACTCGAACTCAAAGGCCCGGTTGAACCCATCCTCGAAGAATATGCCCGGCCTTACCTTGATGCCGAAAAAGGCGTCGATACCAGCCTCGAAGCCTACGCCGGAGCGCGAGATATCGTGGCCGAGATCATTGCCGAAGATGCTAATGTGCGCGGCAGCATGCGCGCAGCCTTCTTCAAACAAGCAACGCTCACCGCTAAAGTGGCCGATGCCGAAAAGATCACTGAGAAGGACCCCAATGGCGTCTACCAGCTCTATTACGACTTCAACGAAAGTGTCACCAAACTCGTCCCTCACCGCGTGCTGGCACTGAACCGCGCCGAGCGAGAAGAAGTATTGCGCGTCAGCGTTACCTTGCCGTATGAGCAGGCGCAAAGCGAGATCACGCGGTATTATCCCATCAAGGCCATATCGCCTTTCGCGGAACAACTCGCGCAGGCGATGGAGGACGGCTACAAACGCCTGTTGGCTCCTGCCATGGAACGCGAGGTGCGCGTAGAACTCACGCGCCAGGCCGAAGAACACGCCATCAACATCTTCGCCGCCAACCTGCGCAACCTGCTGTTGCAACCACCCCTACGCGGGCGCAAAGTCCTGGGCATCGACCCTGGCTATCGCACCGGCTGCAAGCTCGCCGTCGTCGACGAAACCGGCAAATATCTCGACTCCGACACTCTCTACCTGCACCAGCCCGAAAAGGCGCAGCAAACCCTGCGCAAACTGCTCACCCAATACAACATCGATGTCATCGCTATCGGCAACGGCACCGCCTCGCGCGAAACAGAGCAACTCGTCGCCGGATTGATTCGCGAACTCGAACAGGAAACGGGAAGGCATGGGCAGATAGGTTACGTTATCGTCAACGAGGCCGGAGCCTCCGTCTATTCCGCCTCGGAAGCGGCACGCCAGGAATTTCCGACCCTTGATGCTACGCAGCGCGGCACTATCTCCATTGCCCGCCGCTTGCAAGACCCACTGGCCGAACTGGTCAAGATCGACCCCAAGTCCATCGGTGTTGGCCTCTACCAGCACGACGTTGACCAGAAGGAACTGGCAACCATGCTTGATCGCGTCGTTGTCTCCTGCGTCAACTTCGCCGGTGTCGAGGTCAATTCGGCCTCTGCTGCATTACTCAAGCACGTTTCTGGCATCAACGCCCGCGTCGCCTCCGCCATCGTCAAATACCGCGAGCAGCACGGCCCATTCAAATCGCGCGAAGAGTTGCAAAAAGTGTCCGGACTCGGTCCCGCAACGTTTGTCCAGGCGGCAGGCTTCCTCAAAATCGCCAACGGCATAGAACTCCTCGACAACACCTTCATCCACCCGGAGAGCTACGCCGCTGCCCGCGCCCTGCTTGCCATGTTGCCATCCAGCGATGATGAGAAGGGCAAAACCCTGAAACCTGCCGAGCGCATCGCGCAGTTCCGCCAGTTCATCAAACTGCAAAGCAGCCTGGGACGTACCAACCGCAAAGGCAGCGGCGATGGCGAACAGGCCACCTGGAGCGAGATCGCCAAAAAAATCGGCGTCGGCCTTCCCACTCTCAACGACATCCTCGAGAACCTGGAAAAGCCTGGTCTTGACCCTCGCGATGCTCTGCCCGCGCCCATTTTGCGCCACGATGTGCTGAAGATGGAGGACTTAGAGACCGGCATGATCTTGCAGGGTACCGTCCGCAACGTGGTGGATTTTGGCGCCTTCGTCGATATCGGCGTCAAGCAGGATGGCCTGGTGCATATTTCCGAGATGGCGGATAGGTATGTGAAAGACCCACTAAGCGTGGTTGCCGTCGGGCAGGTGGTGCAGGTGCGCGTGCTGAAGGTGGATAGGCAGCGAGGGAGAGTGCAATTGAGTATGAGGGGGGTGGGGAAGTAGTGAGGAAAGTAAATTTCCCAGCGATTTACCATGTTTGCTTACCTAATAAGGCATTAGAGTGATTGTACAGTTCAACTTCTAGAGGTAGCGGGAAAGGTTGGTTAATCAGGAACAGGACAAGCCCATCTTGAACCTCGTCTTCTTCCACTTGCCCCGTGCTAGTTGTGAGGCGCACTCGTGTTACATTAAAGTCATTATCAATTATATAACCTAGCAAGAAAAAGCACCCAGGTCCCTCGCTTCCCGATAATTTAACCCAAGGTTGGGATAGATACCTTTTACGATCCTCTTCAGTGACCATATAGCGGTTCTCTTTCTTCGTCCTCAGACTACTCTTGACCTG
The sequence above is a segment of the Ktedonobacteraceae bacterium genome. Coding sequences within it:
- a CDS encoding serine/threonine-protein kinase, producing the protein MAETQPLPSGVLIGGHYRVGTLINTGGFGSVYRGIDTSEGDRPCAIKETYDVTPAARRQALMEAAILFTIKSKHLPQVYDAFEDNGRFYLVMQLIEGENLLQLLNRRGKPCSEQEVLTWLLPIMDVLQELHSRSAPVMHRDIKPANIILTPDQTAVLVDFGLTKLYDPTKETSTLVRAVSEGFSPVEQYIGKTSPQSDIYALAATMYFLLTQTTPPASIDRSVQDSLIPPRLLNPLISPRVESALLKALAIDPDQRFQSMQEFARALREPAFHAYADATIADRSIQAVSGIAPNPRAGIVNSYPAPYSSSFNHYQSNQYQVPAYQSTPPSPVYPVAATPRPGTVPVQPKVKRAQAPIIVHLPSAFNQGCLWGLLQGVLSALIVLFLRQEVFFYLALLEGFLFYLLSGFFTVRKGGGTYRGALAGFWAGISSTIIFWLVFPFLLLILIARRIQLDTASANKRGVVLNFNKEFSQALQAVAPVLPSNHSTTQAPTTGIIIYLGGGLLCAILLGLLGGFLGKRSYRRRYSV
- a CDS encoding serine/threonine-protein kinase, which encodes MNELAGQSLGGYLLEEEIGHGSMGMVYRGKQIALGREVAIKVLPRTLAKDASYVARFIREAQIIAGLNHPNIVQIYDAGQQRGLLYFVMEYVQGPTIGSLLQIDGMMPQYLAAEYGAQIADALDFAYKERNVIHRDIKPENLMLDRWGKIKVMDFGLARAPGHQQITMAKTLVGSLYYSSPEQVWGQTLDNRSDIYALGVVLYEMVTGQRPFTGRTLTELTQAIVGGVLQPPSTINPEVAPDFERIILTAMARNRDNRYTDAGSMAQELRALQLRTPGAIFTPTSLGSGGPPTSGGPFEASPFSPAQPQIRRDGIVVRPPKRPQATRPSYLDLEATHPLPGEVQEQTGEMSPQGSERAPVKLDKQDEYQRPPAISNETVRGSEELPTGPLEPVMHPDAPGKRAEQKDDATNQSEGRRTLWQRIFHKGG
- a CDS encoding YsnF/AvaK domain-containing protein; translation: MTTTGNPIVAAIFQTEDQARQAMNDLQQAGFSNDQIRYSVHRGGTGITDSLMNLGLSQQDANFYNSQFEAGKTIVTVNTNDRQQEACNILTQDGGQSANANYGTTMGTTAQTASNRVANNVDQAAKNVAQTASATTGQGANAVTGNQTESVQLREEQLQVNKQPVQTGEVGLRKEVVTEQQTINVPVNREEVVIEKRPVSGQPTDQPIGEGETIRVPVSEEQVNVTKQTVPTGEVAIGKRQVQDTQQVSDTVRREEAHLVQEGDVDVEGDNIQDVTDRQP
- a CDS encoding sigma-70 family RNA polymerase sigma factor, whose translation is MEQEVMFEADKPAEPEREAVQETDLNSLAQSDSLRLYLREISRISLLSAAKETYLAERAEQGDKDARNQLIEANLRLVVSIAKKYVGQGLSLEDLIGEGNIGLIRAVTKFDYRKGFRFSTYATWWIKQAITRAILEGTRVVRLPVYIMEEVMRVKRMTRQLYQELGREPTPENIGERLGMTPERVSELLIWAEKVFSLDAPLSEEEENTLGDIIEDMRERGPVELTDRQLLHEEIRKVLTHLTLRERQVIELRFGLVDDHDHTLEEVGKKLKVTRERVRQIEERAIRKLRHPQASRILKDYLD
- a CDS encoding Tex family protein, whose translation is MATEEKTGQGTTPEEALSISELAQPLSKELNLNSGQIARTIVLLDEGNTIPFIARYRKEVTGSLDEVQIQSIADRAATLRALHERKADVRRLIDAQGKLTPELAAAILAATTLQEVEDLYLPYRPKRKTRASIAREKGLAALADIILQQLELKGPVEPILEEYARPYLDAEKGVDTSLEAYAGARDIVAEIIAEDANVRGSMRAAFFKQATLTAKVADAEKITEKDPNGVYQLYYDFNESVTKLVPHRVLALNRAEREEVLRVSVTLPYEQAQSEITRYYPIKAISPFAEQLAQAMEDGYKRLLAPAMEREVRVELTRQAEEHAINIFAANLRNLLLQPPLRGRKVLGIDPGYRTGCKLAVVDETGKYLDSDTLYLHQPEKAQQTLRKLLTQYNIDVIAIGNGTASRETEQLVAGLIRELEQETGRHGQIGYVIVNEAGASVYSASEAARQEFPTLDATQRGTISIARRLQDPLAELVKIDPKSIGVGLYQHDVDQKELATMLDRVVVSCVNFAGVEVNSASAALLKHVSGINARVASAIVKYREQHGPFKSREELQKVSGLGPATFVQAAGFLKIANGIELLDNTFIHPESYAAARALLAMLPSSDDEKGKTLKPAERIAQFRQFIKLQSSLGRTNRKGSGDGEQATWSEIAKKIGVGLPTLNDILENLEKPGLDPRDALPAPILRHDVLKMEDLETGMILQGTVRNVVDFGAFVDIGVKQDGLVHISEMADRYVKDPLSVVAVGQVVQVRVLKVDRQRGRVQLSMRGVGK